The Methylomusa anaerophila genome has a segment encoding these proteins:
- a CDS encoding NAD(P)H-binding protein — MEKFAFIIHPLEAKDFGRKFSFAKNWPDSFVETVIKYIPPFKISNIKGIESEHNQAEGWFVGCPLTSRQMINMPEDLVLKRIIKAGKVAEKLGARIVGLGAFTSIVGDAGITIANNLNIAVTTGNSYTVATALEGTRQAAKVMGINMERANVLILGATGSIGSACAQILAREVCYLTLVSRDEAKVEKLAKQILKTTGLAVKVMANTKYAIQNADIVVAVTSATDTIIEPEDLKSGAIVCDVARPRNVSRRVAETRNDVLVIEGGIVEVPGDVNFGLNFGFPPKTAYACMAETMILALEGRYENFTLGRDLTVKQIETIEKLAQKHGFKLAGFRSFEQALTQQQLSLIKSNAVAQARQSLISPRTNGTNALEMIDKQRDYAYNR, encoded by the coding sequence TTGGAAAAGTTTGCCTTTATTATTCATCCACTGGAGGCCAAAGATTTTGGCAGAAAGTTTTCTTTTGCCAAGAATTGGCCGGATAGTTTCGTCGAGACTGTTATAAAGTACATACCGCCATTTAAAATCTCCAATATTAAAGGGATTGAATCCGAGCACAATCAGGCAGAGGGGTGGTTTGTCGGTTGTCCGCTTACTTCCCGTCAGATGATCAATATGCCGGAAGATTTGGTCTTAAAAAGGATCATTAAAGCAGGGAAAGTTGCGGAAAAACTAGGCGCCAGAATTGTCGGACTTGGCGCGTTTACCTCTATAGTTGGTGATGCGGGGATTACTATTGCCAATAATTTAAATATAGCGGTGACTACCGGCAACAGTTACACGGTTGCCACTGCTCTGGAGGGCACCAGACAGGCGGCTAAGGTCATGGGCATTAATATGGAACGGGCAAATGTGCTTATATTAGGGGCTACCGGCTCAATCGGGTCTGCATGTGCCCAAATTCTCGCCCGGGAAGTTTGCTACTTAACCCTGGTCTCCCGCGATGAAGCCAAGGTAGAGAAACTCGCCAAACAAATTTTAAAAACTACCGGATTAGCCGTAAAGGTTATGGCTAATACTAAATACGCAATTCAAAATGCGGATATTGTAGTGGCGGTAACAAGCGCCACCGATACTATCATTGAGCCGGAAGATCTCAAATCCGGGGCCATCGTTTGCGATGTGGCCCGCCCGCGCAATGTGTCACGGCGAGTGGCTGAAACACGCAACGACGTGTTAGTGATTGAAGGTGGTATTGTGGAAGTGCCGGGGGATGTAAATTTTGGCCTGAATTTTGGCTTTCCCCCTAAAACAGCTTATGCCTGTATGGCGGAAACCATGATATTGGCCTTGGAAGGTCGTTATGAGAACTTTACGTTAGGACGTGATCTTACCGTTAAACAAATCGAAACAATTGAAAAACTAGCCCAAAAACATGGCTTTAAATTAGCCGGGTTTAGGAGTTTCGAACAAGCCTTGACCCAGCAACAGTTATCGCTAATAAAAAGCAATGCCGTTGCGCAAGCTCGCCAGTCTCTTATATCACCAAGGACGAATGGGACGAATGCTTTAGAAATGATTGACAAACAACGTGATTATGCCTATAATAGATGA
- the greA gene encoding transcription elongation factor GreA, with protein sequence MEKEIVLTIDGLKKIEQKLDHLKSVRRREVAERIKQAIEFGDISENSEYEDAKNEQAFIEGEILTLENILRKAKVIDENDIATDVVTLGSTVTLKDLEFGDELEYTIVGSAEADPTESRISNESPVGQAILGQKVGSIVEVNVPAGMLKYEVVDIQHRH encoded by the coding sequence ATGGAAAAAGAAATTGTACTTACAATTGACGGTCTGAAGAAGATAGAACAAAAACTTGATCATTTGAAATCTGTCCGTCGCCGGGAAGTAGCTGAGCGCATTAAACAGGCCATTGAGTTCGGAGATATTAGCGAAAACTCCGAGTATGAGGATGCCAAAAACGAACAGGCTTTCATCGAGGGGGAAATTCTGACTTTAGAAAACATCCTCCGGAAAGCGAAAGTAATTGACGAAAATGACATTGCCACCGATGTCGTCACCCTAGGCTCTACTGTTACCTTGAAGGATCTGGAATTTGGGGATGAACTTGAGTATACCATCGTAGGTTCGGCGGAAGCAGATCCGACGGAATCGCGCATTTCCAACGAGTCGCCGGTGGGTCAGGCTATTCTAGGCCAAAAAGTTGGCAGTATTGTGGAAGTGAATGTACCGGCAGGAATGCTAAAGTATGAAGTTGTGGACATTCAGCATCGGCATTGA
- the lysS gene encoding lysine--tRNA ligase, whose amino-acid sequence MEELQEQSVEELNELMRVRRSKMADIIGQGIEPFGRKYYVTNHAQDILEHYSDLEGATVRVAGRLMAVRGHGKASFAHIMDVSGKIQIYFRQDVMGESAYEQFHLLDIGDIIGVEGTVFRTQKGEISIKAANFEFLAKSLRPLPEKWHGLKDIETRYRQRYLDLIVNPEVRNNFILRSKIIKSIRNILDERGFLEVETPMMHPIAGGAAAKPFVTHHNALDMKLYLRIAPELYLKRLIVGGFEKVYELGRVFRNEGISIKHNPEFTMVELYQAYADYEDIMRLTEEVVAGVTREILGTAKITYLNQEIDLTPPWSRLTMTEAVKKYANVDFSTVASIDEARAIADKLGVKYEKKHGIGAILNIIFEEKAEEHLIQPTFIIGHPTEISPLAKRNKTNPDITDRFEAFIFAREIANGFSELNDPIDQEGRFSDQLAQRLAGDDEAHMMDEDYITALQYGLPPTGGLGIGIDRLVMFLTDSYSIRDVILFPHMRHKD is encoded by the coding sequence ATGGAAGAGTTACAAGAGCAATCGGTTGAAGAATTAAACGAACTTATGCGTGTTCGACGCAGTAAAATGGCGGACATAATCGGGCAGGGCATTGAGCCTTTTGGCCGTAAATATTATGTGACCAACCACGCCCAGGACATCCTGGAACATTATTCTGATCTGGAAGGTGCCACTGTCCGAGTGGCCGGGCGTCTGATGGCTGTTCGCGGCCATGGTAAAGCCAGTTTCGCCCACATTATGGATGTCTCAGGGAAGATTCAGATCTATTTTCGGCAGGATGTAATGGGAGAATCCGCCTATGAACAGTTTCATCTTCTTGATATTGGCGATATTATTGGGGTTGAAGGAACGGTTTTTAGAACGCAAAAAGGTGAAATAAGTATTAAGGCAGCCAATTTTGAGTTTTTGGCGAAATCATTACGTCCACTACCGGAAAAATGGCATGGACTCAAAGATATTGAAACACGTTATCGTCAGAGATATCTTGATTTAATTGTTAACCCGGAGGTTCGCAACAATTTTATATTGCGCAGCAAAATCATAAAATCGATACGTAATATCTTAGACGAACGTGGCTTTCTTGAAGTAGAAACGCCGATGATGCATCCGATCGCCGGCGGCGCTGCGGCAAAACCGTTTGTCACCCACCACAATGCTCTGGATATGAAACTTTATTTAAGAATCGCACCTGAGCTATATCTCAAACGCCTGATTGTCGGCGGCTTTGAAAAGGTTTATGAACTTGGCCGCGTTTTTCGTAACGAAGGAATTTCCATCAAACATAATCCTGAATTTACTATGGTGGAACTCTATCAGGCCTACGCTGACTATGAAGATATTATGCGGTTGACCGAGGAAGTAGTGGCTGGAGTCACCCGGGAAATTCTCGGAACTGCCAAAATTACATATCTTAATCAGGAAATTGACCTTACTCCGCCCTGGAGCCGGCTAACCATGACGGAGGCGGTTAAAAAATATGCTAATGTTGACTTTTCTACCGTTGCTTCTATTGATGAAGCGCGGGCAATAGCTGATAAACTGGGTGTTAAATATGAGAAAAAGCATGGCATAGGCGCTATCTTAAACATCATTTTTGAAGAGAAGGCCGAAGAACATTTGATTCAGCCAACTTTTATTATTGGGCACCCGACGGAAATTTCACCATTGGCTAAACGTAACAAAACCAACCCGGATATTACCGACCGCTTTGAGGCTTTCATTTTTGCCAGAGAAATTGCCAATGGTTTTTCGGAGCTGAACGATCCCATTGATCAGGAAGGTCGCTTTTCTGATCAATTGGCCCAGCGGCTGGCTGGTGACGACGAGGCTCATATGATGGATGAAGACTATATCACAGCGCTTCAATACGGCCTACCTCCCACCGGGGGATTGGGTATCGGCATTGATCGACTGGTTATGTTCTTAACTGATTCTTACTCGATTCGTGATGTTATCCTATTTCCCCATATGCGGCACAAGGACTAA